From Methylomonas sp. EFPC3, a single genomic window includes:
- a CDS encoding DUF4942 domain-containing protein, with protein sequence MIDNHQYYPTPEALSIKAWETFKNRQFVRILEPSAGEGHLLKPRPYNRWQQIPVDCIEIDISKHPILRSLGFSVVGMDFMQFKSGSLYSHVLMNPPFADGAQHVLKAWEILFDGEIVAILNAETLKNPFSKERKHLLRLIEQFGEVEYLSEMFAGQGAERKTDVEIALIWLKKTSTFEEELLGNILDDLRRDQVSAESLAGDGQPIHELALANAFIDNAVLMFNAAVEAARQSAFSEARAMRYRKMLGQTLGELNSDAAIKSTQSTLDWVKNQLYTDYSDLKDRAWSGILRSTQVTSRLSSAAQKRLESDFETIKSLEFTVPNIYGFLQGIIDQQGDIQLSMVCDVFDLITRYHSDNTVFYMGWKSNDKHRSLGMRIKTTRFVIPGHATESYQNDLSWESQRMLADFDKVFAMLDGKYEAAVGLESVFRNHFHALRTGQRISSSYFDVRYYPGVGTIHFFPSNKTLIDRMNLLVGNHRRWLPPAETKAGTGFWQQFDQAEKLDKAFRTEVSKHGKRDGRHVHFDPFWAVKYGGESERERGNAMLTQAMSTVLANHGIDPDSLLDSDQGCVRQLDWDSLPDSQLALAS encoded by the coding sequence ATGATAGACAATCATCAATATTATCCAACGCCTGAAGCTTTGAGCATCAAGGCTTGGGAAACCTTCAAGAACCGGCAGTTCGTTCGGATATTGGAGCCCTCTGCAGGCGAAGGACATTTATTAAAACCTCGACCTTACAACCGCTGGCAGCAAATTCCAGTCGATTGCATTGAAATCGATATCAGTAAACACCCGATCTTGCGTTCGCTTGGGTTTTCGGTGGTGGGTATGGATTTTATGCAGTTTAAAAGCGGCAGTCTGTATTCCCATGTGTTGATGAATCCCCCGTTCGCCGACGGCGCACAGCATGTGCTGAAGGCTTGGGAGATTTTATTCGACGGTGAGATCGTAGCCATACTCAATGCTGAAACCTTGAAAAATCCGTTTTCCAAGGAACGAAAGCATTTGCTCCGATTGATTGAGCAGTTTGGCGAAGTGGAATACTTGTCGGAAATGTTTGCCGGTCAGGGTGCCGAGCGCAAAACGGATGTGGAAATCGCGCTGATCTGGCTGAAGAAAACCTCAACGTTCGAAGAAGAGCTGTTAGGCAACATCCTCGATGACTTACGTCGCGATCAAGTGAGCGCTGAGAGTTTGGCCGGCGATGGCCAGCCCATCCATGAACTGGCGTTAGCCAATGCCTTTATCGACAATGCGGTGCTGATGTTCAATGCCGCCGTCGAAGCGGCCCGGCAATCGGCATTTAGTGAAGCGCGCGCCATGCGCTATCGCAAAATGCTGGGGCAAACGCTCGGTGAATTGAATAGCGATGCGGCGATCAAATCCACGCAGTCGACGCTGGATTGGGTGAAGAATCAGCTTTATACCGATTACAGCGACCTGAAAGATCGTGCCTGGTCTGGTATTTTGCGTTCCACGCAAGTCACCTCGCGGTTATCGTCGGCGGCGCAAAAACGGCTGGAGTCGGATTTCGAGACGATTAAGTCACTGGAATTCACCGTACCGAATATCTACGGTTTTTTACAAGGCATCATCGATCAGCAAGGCGATATTCAGCTAAGCATGGTCTGCGATGTGTTCGACCTGATCACCCGCTACCACAGTGACAACACGGTGTTTTATATGGGCTGGAAGTCCAACGATAAGCATCGCTCACTGGGCATGCGCATCAAAACCACCCGTTTTGTCATTCCGGGTCATGCCACCGAATCGTATCAAAACGATTTGTCGTGGGAGTCTCAACGGATGCTGGCGGATTTTGACAAAGTGTTTGCGATGCTGGATGGCAAGTATGAAGCGGCTGTAGGGCTGGAATCGGTTTTCCGAAATCACTTCCATGCCCTGCGAACCGGGCAAAGGATTAGCAGCAGCTATTTTGATGTTCGCTACTATCCGGGCGTTGGCACGATTCATTTCTTCCCCAGCAATAAAACGCTGATTGATCGGATGAATCTTCTGGTTGGCAATCATCGCCGTTGGCTACCGCCGGCGGAAACCAAAGCAGGAACCGGTTTTTGGCAGCAGTTCGACCAAGCGGAAAAACTTGATAAAGCATTCCGTACCGAAGTCAGTAAACACGGTAAACGGGATGGCCGGCATGTTCACTTTGATCCATTTTGGGCAGTCAAATACGGCGGTGAATCGGAACGTGAGCGTGGCAATGCCATGCTGACCCAAGCGATGAGCACTGTACTGGCAAATCATGGCATCGATCCCGACAGCTTGTTGGATAGCGATCAAGGCTGTGTCCGGCAATTGGATTGGGATAGCCTGCCTGATAGCCAGTTGGCTTTAGCTTCTTAG
- a CDS encoding ATP-binding protein, which produces MNTQTSEVAMKVNQANLVKSLRFSFTNKTTVLGELIQNARRANAAMVVISFCPETKTLQILDDGCGIELMATLLTVAESGWDADVVAHEHPFGIGFLSALFACRHISVTSKSGSIDVETDHILAFKPVTITPVQDWNGITSITLQDVELEMGQIATTLKRLVRGFPIPVLFNDQLLKRSCALDGGLGFIDTEIGAMYLHGMDQPNGAQYEFDVYLQGLPIYTSHSYTSYRHIIHLDSSRFHARLPDRDKLVDEADVIKRVKAVLAQTIEQRFIQMKAILSAEAFVGFYEMLRHWELLRLLNDVPVVPPEALREIIAYPVCDTEVFDNFEQRPEKAMSRAEIMARGIVSIDDDIKQDGAGRYLFAWNRDYLLYQGTLDKDHWLHSLVRHLNDEELVIETVNESHQAQFQGDWCWVCVRFCDAYRIRLGQDVIEIRDEACYQGQENADDIIVPKGDCSAQVLQQMASFRSEYDEFQESTFESDSDAFLAFVVANTASDPANAMQRLLPDFCGCPALYGKAFVVELDQQGKPASVIAYPVQSGQTQTLEAGMAS; this is translated from the coding sequence ATGAACACACAAACCAGCGAAGTCGCGATGAAAGTCAACCAAGCCAATTTGGTCAAAAGCCTGCGCTTCAGCTTCACCAACAAGACCACGGTGCTCGGCGAGCTCATTCAAAATGCGCGCCGGGCCAATGCGGCCATGGTAGTGATTAGCTTTTGTCCTGAAACCAAAACCCTTCAAATTTTGGATGATGGCTGCGGCATTGAATTGATGGCAACATTACTGACAGTAGCCGAATCCGGCTGGGATGCAGACGTGGTTGCCCATGAGCATCCGTTCGGAATAGGCTTCTTGTCGGCACTGTTTGCCTGTCGGCACATCAGCGTCACTAGCAAAAGTGGTTCGATTGACGTCGAAACCGACCACATTTTGGCATTTAAGCCGGTGACGATCACGCCAGTCCAAGACTGGAACGGCATCACTAGCATTACCTTGCAGGATGTGGAGTTGGAAATGGGTCAAATTGCCACCACGCTGAAACGCTTGGTGCGCGGTTTCCCGATTCCAGTGCTGTTCAACGATCAATTGCTTAAACGTTCATGCGCGCTGGATGGTGGATTAGGGTTTATTGACACCGAGATTGGTGCGATGTATCTGCATGGCATGGACCAACCCAATGGGGCGCAGTATGAGTTCGATGTTTATCTGCAAGGTTTGCCGATTTACACCTCGCACAGCTATACCTCGTATCGCCATATCATCCATCTGGATTCCTCCCGTTTTCACGCCCGCTTACCGGATCGTGACAAGCTGGTCGATGAAGCGGATGTCATCAAACGGGTTAAAGCCGTTCTGGCACAAACCATCGAACAACGGTTTATTCAGATGAAAGCCATTCTGTCTGCCGAAGCGTTTGTGGGCTTTTATGAAATGCTGAGGCATTGGGAGCTGTTGAGGTTACTCAACGACGTGCCTGTCGTGCCACCTGAAGCCTTACGCGAAATCATTGCCTATCCGGTTTGCGATACCGAAGTTTTTGATAACTTTGAGCAGCGACCGGAAAAAGCCATGTCCCGTGCAGAAATTATGGCCCGCGGCATCGTCTCGATTGATGATGACATCAAACAGGACGGTGCCGGGCGTTATTTGTTTGCCTGGAACCGTGATTATTTGCTGTACCAAGGCACGCTGGATAAAGACCATTGGCTTCATTCACTGGTTCGGCATCTCAATGATGAAGAGCTGGTGATTGAAACGGTCAATGAAAGCCATCAGGCCCAATTTCAAGGTGATTGGTGTTGGGTCTGCGTGCGTTTTTGCGATGCTTACCGAATCCGGCTTGGGCAGGATGTTATTGAAATCAGGGATGAGGCTTGCTACCAAGGCCAGGAAAACGCCGATGACATCATTGTGCCCAAAGGCGATTGCTCGGCTCAGGTATTGCAACAAATGGCCAGCTTCAGAAGCGAATACGATGAATTTCAGGAATCGACCTTTGAAAGCGATTCGGATGCCTTCCTCGCCTTTGTGGTGGCCAATACCGCTAGTGATCCAGCCAATGCTATGCAACGCTTGTTGCCGGATTTTTGCGGTTGTCCTGCGCTGTATGGTAAAGCCTTCGTGGTGGAGTTGGATCAGCAAGGCAAACCGGCATCGGTGATAGCGTATCCGGTTCAATCCGGTCAAACGCAAACACTCGAAGCAGGCATGGCTAGTTAA
- a CDS encoding VWA domain-containing protein: MKNRTLHNAFPIVAAAIGNRFGVKVSVGGNQAYTDGRSIQLPAYEGDDPDYQDVAWGLLAHEAAHIRYSDFTLRYGSSVLRRRLCNAIEDVRIEHELAKDFPGTKLTIRTVIEKMIAKGDFVASNINDHPANILYSFVLKSLRARVLGQAALLPLVEQTEAVLKAKFPKGAVTRLKGLLSEVPDDLQSESDCLQLTDRILTMIEQEFEQQQQQNQAQPSADEETTPEPDDPNQNAESTDSDDSNGSDSQDEMEPDEQLPTDTDDELSSESAGNDASDPENPDDEPAMLSGSSTSTPQGEDEENAEIADPMGVLQTLLSAGDSDIDQELFESLKSALSLASENVSELLMPSGLEPPMDDQSGAFLLRKVQGESGKIRAALQGLVQSQTLNRSQHACRGRRMDGKRLHRLPLGETKLFQRKQTKAAPNTAIHLLLDKSESMGYQVTDSQGQPIGSRMPIALEASLALALAFEGIPGVNPGVTAFPGHHDDSVFRLLEHGQRVNSRTGAFPVAATGSTPMTEAIWFGAASLLRCREPRKVLMVMTDGQPNDTLSTLELLQRCRDSGIETVGIGLGLDVSHLFPMAITINDLSELRAQLFELSKAVLLAA; the protein is encoded by the coding sequence ATGAAAAATAGAACATTACACAACGCATTCCCCATTGTTGCGGCCGCTATTGGCAATCGCTTTGGCGTCAAAGTCAGTGTCGGTGGCAATCAAGCCTATACCGATGGTCGATCGATTCAACTGCCGGCCTATGAGGGTGACGATCCCGATTATCAGGATGTCGCTTGGGGGTTGTTGGCACATGAAGCGGCGCATATTCGCTATTCGGATTTTACGCTGCGTTATGGCAGTTCGGTATTACGTCGACGCTTATGCAATGCAATTGAAGATGTCCGCATCGAGCACGAACTGGCCAAGGACTTTCCGGGTACTAAGCTAACGATACGCACCGTGATTGAAAAGATGATTGCCAAAGGCGACTTTGTTGCCAGCAATATCAATGATCATCCGGCCAATATTCTGTACAGCTTTGTCTTGAAGAGCCTGCGAGCCAGGGTGTTGGGTCAAGCGGCGTTATTGCCATTGGTCGAGCAAACCGAAGCGGTACTGAAAGCGAAGTTTCCGAAAGGTGCGGTAACGCGCCTGAAAGGCTTGTTGTCCGAAGTGCCGGATGACTTGCAATCGGAGAGTGATTGTTTGCAATTGACTGATCGCATCCTGACCATGATTGAGCAGGAATTCGAGCAACAACAGCAGCAGAACCAAGCACAGCCATCGGCGGATGAGGAAACCACGCCTGAACCGGATGATCCGAATCAGAATGCTGAATCAACCGATTCGGACGATTCGAATGGCTCTGATTCCCAGGATGAAATGGAGCCCGATGAACAGTTACCCACCGACACTGATGACGAATTGTCGTCAGAATCAGCGGGTAATGATGCGTCTGATCCAGAAAATCCTGACGATGAACCGGCAATGCTATCCGGCAGTTCGACATCCACCCCGCAAGGTGAAGATGAAGAAAACGCGGAGATTGCCGATCCGATGGGCGTATTGCAAACCCTGTTGTCCGCTGGTGACAGTGATATCGACCAAGAACTTTTCGAGTCGTTGAAATCGGCATTGTCGCTGGCGTCAGAAAATGTATCGGAATTGCTGATGCCCAGTGGCCTAGAGCCACCTATGGACGATCAGTCTGGTGCGTTTTTACTGCGCAAGGTGCAAGGCGAATCGGGAAAAATCCGCGCCGCGTTGCAAGGCCTGGTGCAATCGCAAACCTTAAACCGGTCGCAACATGCGTGTCGTGGACGGCGGATGGATGGCAAGCGTCTACACCGTTTACCACTCGGCGAAACCAAGTTGTTTCAGCGTAAGCAGACCAAAGCGGCACCCAATACGGCGATCCATTTGTTACTCGATAAATCCGAAAGCATGGGTTATCAGGTAACCGATAGCCAAGGCCAACCCATCGGATCGCGTATGCCGATTGCGTTGGAAGCCAGCTTGGCGCTTGCGTTGGCCTTTGAAGGCATTCCTGGGGTTAATCCCGGCGTCACGGCGTTTCCAGGCCATCACGATGATTCGGTTTTTCGTCTTCTCGAGCATGGCCAACGCGTGAATAGCCGAACCGGAGCCTTTCCGGTAGCAGCTACTGGCAGTACACCGATGACCGAAGCGATTTGGTTTGGTGCGGCGTCACTGCTGCGATGCCGGGAACCGCGCAAGGTGTTGATGGTGATGACCGATGGCCAACCCAACGATACCCTGAGCACGCTGGAACTGTTGCAGCGTTGCCGCGATAGTGGCATTGAAACGGTCGGCATAGGTTTAGGCTTGGATGTCAGTCATCTATTCCCGATGGCCATCACCATTAATGACCTTTCAGAGCTGAGAGCACAATTGTTCGAACTCTCGAAAGCGGTGTTGTTGGCGGCGTAA
- a CDS encoding DUF3150 domain-containing protein gives MSNETQVILDRVVLVKVDANIYGARKKLKKEDLVLADGSKLPPEDLASLGSKRLLDPDKLTVFNRLKKEAERICLRVGTRFLGGFAVPVESAAGITAELERIALDFAAAKTEFIAGYDAAVTDWVVRHPEFAGIIEQAVDSVEFVSTRLSFDFLVVSVGLPESLPPADVARLDSKIGSLSEQMFYEISVEANQLIEQSLLGKEQVTRNALRPIRRMRDKLDGLGFLDHRVAPVVSTIDDLLARIPNKGAIEGPILQEILATAMLLSDPDKTRRHGEGLLVNQTPVVEETDVDEIVEHAELEPPTVPTATLVATEPTPVIVETVPDSHDFTDLFDGIFDDELEPESSADDWALEILLEKSQAKLETGNFADESNPSEHSAQPETVTEGSDDEANDSDQDYWF, from the coding sequence ATGTCTAATGAAACACAAGTAATTTTAGACCGCGTGGTCTTGGTAAAAGTGGATGCCAATATTTACGGCGCCCGCAAGAAACTGAAAAAAGAAGACCTGGTGCTGGCCGATGGTAGCAAATTGCCGCCGGAGGACTTAGCCAGCCTGGGATCAAAACGTTTGCTCGATCCCGATAAGCTGACGGTATTTAACCGCCTGAAGAAAGAAGCCGAACGCATTTGTTTGCGCGTCGGCACCCGCTTTCTGGGTGGCTTTGCCGTGCCGGTTGAGTCCGCTGCCGGTATTACCGCAGAACTCGAGCGCATTGCGCTGGATTTTGCAGCAGCTAAAACCGAGTTTATTGCCGGTTACGATGCGGCGGTGACGGACTGGGTGGTTCGCCATCCGGAATTTGCCGGCATCATCGAGCAAGCCGTGGATTCGGTGGAGTTTGTCTCAACGCGATTGTCGTTTGATTTTCTGGTGGTCAGTGTCGGGTTACCCGAAAGCTTGCCACCGGCGGATGTTGCACGACTGGACAGCAAAATCGGCTCGCTCAGTGAGCAGATGTTCTACGAAATTTCCGTGGAAGCCAATCAACTCATCGAACAATCGCTGCTAGGTAAGGAGCAAGTGACGCGGAATGCGTTACGGCCGATTCGCCGCATGCGGGATAAACTCGATGGATTGGGCTTCCTGGATCATCGGGTCGCGCCGGTCGTCAGCACCATTGACGATCTACTGGCAAGAATTCCCAACAAAGGCGCCATTGAAGGCCCCATTTTGCAGGAGATTCTGGCCACAGCCATGCTGTTGTCCGATCCGGATAAAACCCGGCGGCACGGTGAAGGGCTGTTGGTTAATCAAACACCCGTTGTTGAAGAGACGGACGTTGATGAAATCGTCGAACACGCGGAGTTAGAGCCACCAACGGTACCAACAGCAACATTAGTCGCAACCGAACCAACACCTGTCATTGTTGAAACCGTTCCAGACAGCCACGATTTTACCGATCTGTTTGACGGCATCTTCGACGATGAACTCGAACCGGAATCTTCGGCCGACGACTGGGCGCTTGAGATCTTGCTGGAGAAAAGCCAGGCCAAACTGGAAACCGGTAACTTTGCAGATGAATCCAACCCGTCAGAGCATTCAGCACAACCTGAAACGGTGACTGAGGGAAGCGATGACGAGGCGAACGATTCTGACCAGGACTACTGGTTCTGA